The following are from one region of the Denitrobacterium detoxificans genome:
- a CDS encoding hydrogenase 4 subunit F, which translates to MDLSTMLVALLALPLAATLLMAVLPARSVSHTAYELIHTLSIVGVLILSMILVVSEFTSGETITALGMWFRLDSLSSVFVTLIGVIGVLVGVFSVPYIQHDIEAGNMQPQQVKNYYAFFSLFVFTMLLAATSNNIIMMWICIEATTLATVFLVGCYETKLALEAAWKYVIVCTAGVAFGLYGTLLIYANAAAVMSDNTQAAFWTSIVPIASQLDPVVVTIAFTFIVVGFGTKAGLFPMHTWLPDAHSEAPSPVSALLSGVLLKCAVLVIIRFYVLAVASIGTTYPRTILLTLGILSICVAAFAVYTQDDLKRKLAYHSCENIGIVVLCLGFGGPLGIAAALLHSIFHGLTKALLFCVSGNILMKYGTRDLRKVTGVIKVAPITGTLMAVGFFALAGFPPFAMFTSEITAFLAGIQADCLAIIIALAIALTIVVCACAHVVGCSVLGKTPEGMEKKDMPFMALVPEVILAACILWFGVAMPQPLMTGINNATGIVMQEDVDAFDTGSLLSGVSDLIQAN; encoded by the coding sequence ATGGATCTTTCAACTATGCTTGTAGCGTTGTTGGCGTTGCCGCTTGCCGCCACGCTGCTTATGGCCGTGTTGCCTGCTCGCTCCGTTTCTCATACGGCGTATGAGCTCATACACACGCTGTCCATTGTTGGCGTGCTCATCCTTTCGATGATACTGGTGGTCAGCGAATTCACGAGTGGCGAGACCATCACGGCACTGGGCATGTGGTTTAGGCTCGACTCGCTGTCTAGCGTGTTCGTAACGCTCATTGGCGTTATCGGCGTACTCGTTGGCGTCTTCTCCGTTCCGTATATCCAGCACGATATCGAGGCGGGCAACATGCAGCCCCAGCAGGTAAAGAACTACTACGCGTTCTTCAGCCTGTTCGTCTTCACCATGCTGCTGGCCGCTACGTCCAACAACATCATCATGATGTGGATCTGCATCGAGGCTACTACGCTGGCTACGGTGTTCCTGGTTGGCTGCTACGAGACCAAGCTCGCTCTGGAAGCAGCGTGGAAGTACGTTATCGTGTGCACCGCTGGCGTTGCCTTCGGTCTGTACGGTACGCTGCTCATCTACGCGAACGCTGCAGCGGTCATGTCCGACAATACGCAGGCTGCCTTCTGGACGTCCATCGTTCCTATCGCCAGCCAGCTCGACCCCGTCGTGGTCACCATCGCCTTCACCTTCATCGTGGTGGGCTTTGGCACCAAGGCTGGCCTGTTCCCGATGCACACCTGGCTGCCCGACGCTCACTCCGAGGCTCCCAGCCCCGTGTCGGCTCTGCTCTCCGGCGTTCTGCTGAAGTGCGCGGTGCTCGTCATTATCCGCTTCTACGTTCTGGCCGTTGCGAGCATCGGAACCACGTATCCCCGCACGATTCTGCTCACGCTTGGCATTCTGTCGATCTGCGTTGCCGCCTTCGCTGTGTACACGCAGGACGACCTGAAGCGCAAGCTGGCGTATCACTCGTGCGAGAACATCGGCATCGTCGTTCTCTGCCTGGGCTTTGGTGGCCCTCTGGGCATCGCCGCGGCTCTGCTGCACAGCATCTTCCATGGCCTTACCAAGGCGCTGCTGTTCTGCGTATCCGGCAACATCCTCATGAAGTACGGTACGCGCGACCTGCGTAAGGTCACCGGCGTGATCAAGGTTGCTCCTATTACGGGCACGCTCATGGCCGTTGGCTTCTTTGCCCTGGCTGGCTTCCCGCCGTTCGCCATGTTCACCTCCGAGATCACGGCGTTCCTCGCGGGCATCCAGGCCGATTGCCTGGCCATCATCATCGCGCTTGCCATTGCGCTCACCATCGTGGTTTGCGCGTGCGCCCATGTTGTTGGCTGCTCGGTCCTGGGCAAGACGCCCGAAGGCATGGAAAAGAAGGATATGCCCTTCATGGCTCTCGTTCCCGAGGTTATCCTGGCCGCCTGCATCCTGTGGTTCGGCGTGGCTATGCCTCAGCCGCTTATGACGGGCATTAACAACGCCACTGGAATCGTCATGCAGGAAGATGTCGACGCCTTTGATACTGGCTCGCTGCTTTCGGGTGTGAGCGACCTTATCCAAGCCAATTAG
- a CDS encoding hydrogenase 4 subunit D, with translation MTLFASASILVPFVCALLTIISPRHADKGICITGATLASLATLVVGAQFVGGGMEPVTVTWLSFGTVPIMGFVFDKVSCLLAPTFVIIGLLVTIYSTAYMAPTNREHPDKPRRRFYAFLIIFIAAMAGLVYSSTIIGQLVFFEVTGACSWALIGYYDTEVARASAMKALIVTHIGSLGLYLATAILFAQTGSFELAAIGTLAKGPKTFVMLAILFAAWGKSAQVPFYMWLPSAMNAPTPVSAYLHGASMVKVGVCVFARALICAGTVSEVVGWVVVIGGIVTCVFAFLMYLPQDDMKRLLAFSTISQLSYIFLGFGFYIFGSGMAFDGAVMHIFNHAWAKTLFFLLAGAFSCTMGTRMLPQLRGVLKKRPILGIGFGVAALAIAGCPPMNAFFSKFYIFSGGFFTAANNGPLLFIVVIALIETVVCFMWFLKWMGSVMFGEPSEVVENSAPVPAAMKGVFIVLIIMTFCSGFFAAAWIG, from the coding sequence ATGACATTGTTCGCAAGTGCATCCATTCTCGTGCCTTTCGTATGCGCGCTCCTCACGATTATTTCGCCGAGGCACGCCGATAAGGGTATCTGCATCACGGGTGCAACGCTGGCCTCTCTTGCCACTCTGGTGGTCGGCGCTCAGTTCGTTGGCGGTGGCATGGAGCCGGTTACGGTAACCTGGCTCTCGTTTGGCACGGTTCCCATCATGGGATTTGTGTTCGACAAGGTGAGCTGCCTGCTTGCTCCCACCTTCGTCATCATTGGCCTGCTGGTAACCATTTACTCTACGGCGTACATGGCTCCCACGAATCGTGAGCATCCCGACAAGCCCCGTAGGCGCTTCTATGCGTTCCTGATCATCTTCATTGCTGCCATGGCTGGTCTGGTATACAGCTCCACCATTATCGGTCAGCTGGTGTTCTTCGAAGTGACGGGCGCTTGCTCCTGGGCTCTCATTGGCTACTACGACACGGAAGTCGCTCGTGCCTCCGCCATGAAGGCTCTCATCGTCACGCACATTGGCTCCTTGGGCCTGTACCTGGCGACGGCGATTCTTTTCGCTCAGACGGGTTCGTTCGAACTGGCTGCCATCGGCACGCTGGCCAAAGGTCCCAAGACGTTCGTCATGCTGGCAATCCTGTTTGCCGCGTGGGGCAAGTCCGCGCAGGTTCCGTTCTACATGTGGCTGCCTTCCGCAATGAACGCTCCCACGCCCGTTTCCGCTTACCTGCATGGCGCGTCCATGGTTAAGGTTGGCGTATGCGTGTTCGCTCGTGCGCTCATCTGCGCTGGTACGGTATCCGAGGTCGTTGGTTGGGTCGTCGTTATCGGCGGCATCGTCACCTGCGTCTTCGCGTTCCTCATGTACCTGCCTCAGGACGACATGAAGCGCCTGCTGGCGTTCTCCACGATCAGCCAGCTCAGCTACATCTTCCTGGGCTTCGGCTTCTACATCTTCGGAAGCGGCATGGCCTTCGACGGCGCGGTTATGCATATCTTCAACCACGCTTGGGCTAAGACCCTGTTCTTCCTGCTCGCAGGTGCATTCAGCTGCACCATGGGCACCCGCATGCTGCCTCAGCTGCGCGGCGTTCTGAAGAAGCGCCCCATCCTGGGTATCGGCTTCGGCGTTGCCGCCCTGGCAATCGCTGGCTGCCCCCCGATGAATGCCTTCTTCAGCAAGTTCTACATCTTCAGCGGTGGCTTCTTTACCGCCGCGAACAATGGCCCGCTGCTCTTCATCGTGGTCATTGCCCTCATCGAAACCGTCGTTTGCTTCATGTGGTTCCTGAAGTGGATGGGTTCGGTAATGTTCGGCGAGCCCAGCGAGGTTGTTGAGAACTCGGCTCCTGTGCCCGCTGCCATGAAGGGCGTCTTCATCGTCCTCATCATCATGACGTTCTGCTCCGGCTTCTTCGCCGCAGCCTGGATTGGTTAG
- the hyfE gene encoding hydrogenase 4 membrane subunit — METGFLIVNLLGCVLVITSTLVVLARKLRVAAYMYALQSLVIVAMFATLGATTGSSELFMWSVSAFVTKVVLVPGIMLYTIKKIGEDADVELPSKLSPVGCVLLVIAEVVVCYLAVMGISLPTAAAVHPALAISLAHFAIGLTCIVSQRNIVKQVFGYCLMENGSHVTLALLAPCAPGLVETGIATDAVFAVVIMVFIACKIHRVNKTLDAHDLMNLRG, encoded by the coding sequence ATGGAAACAGGATTTCTGATCGTCAACCTGCTAGGCTGCGTCCTGGTTATCACCTCCACGCTCGTGGTGCTCGCTCGCAAGTTGCGCGTAGCGGCCTACATGTACGCGTTGCAGTCGCTCGTTATCGTGGCCATGTTCGCCACGCTTGGCGCCACTACCGGTTCAAGCGAGCTCTTTATGTGGTCCGTGTCGGCGTTCGTCACAAAAGTGGTACTTGTTCCGGGCATTATGCTCTACACGATTAAGAAGATTGGCGAAGACGCCGATGTCGAGCTTCCCTCGAAGCTATCGCCGGTTGGTTGCGTACTGCTGGTCATTGCCGAAGTGGTTGTTTGCTACCTGGCGGTTATGGGCATTTCCCTGCCTACGGCGGCGGCTGTGCATCCCGCACTCGCCATTTCGCTGGCGCACTTCGCCATCGGCCTCACGTGCATCGTGTCTCAGCGCAACATCGTGAAGCAGGTCTTCGGCTACTGCCTGATGGAGAACGGCTCTCACGTAACGCTGGCCCTGCTGGCTCCCTGCGCTCCCGGTCTGGTGGAAACGGGTATCGCCACCGACGCCGTGTTCGCGGTAGTCATCATGGTGTTCATCGCCTGCAAGATTCACCGTGTGAACAAAACGCTCGATGCCCACGACCTTATGAACCTGAGGGGGTAG
- the hyfB gene encoding hydrogenase 4 subunit B, producing MNLLIASLGISTVGGILSLLCGKNESAGKTVGCAFGAIAAIASLIAGLGAITGSVQTFQMGTVFFAFTLRLDALSGIMVTVLSVLALAAWIYGFSYFDDYRGKGISAMAFFMNLFVASMNCVCTTDSAFWFLVFFELMSLTSYFLVITEQNDVSIKGGFMYFVMAHVGFFMIMISFLTMAALTGSFEFEAFRSAQFSPVIASLCFTLAFLGFGFKAGMIPFHSWLPMAHPAAPSNVSALMSGGMIKIGIFGIVKVGFDLLGACQIELWWGIMVLLFGAISSVLGVAYALGEHDIKRLLAYHSVENIGIILLGVGIALIGAATGSDALTVIGLLAGLFHLINHAMFKGLLFLGAGSVLYSTGTRNMEILGGLRKLMPTTAVCFLIGSLAISAIPPLNGFVSEWFTYQGLFTAAMAGDGLVKVICAFGAVMLAITGALAVTCFVKAYGVTFLGAARSDVAANAKEVPAPMRLAMVLLAIICVVLGVCAPWIVPSLTQAAASIADTAIAGTATGANLVNPVLESVISTPLVAILLLGVIVAVWAVFRAKSTGGVSNEPDPWACGYNPTSDMPLVANSVGAQVKHFWAPFYRLRDSLSAQSPACARMFQGLSKWAYRVQNWGDLALVDPTAQFVEWLARQSSKLEAGDFRVYICYIVVALVAFLILGVVFM from the coding sequence ATGAATCTATTGATTGCTTCACTAGGCATCTCCACGGTGGGCGGCATCCTGTCGCTTCTCTGCGGAAAGAATGAAAGCGCGGGCAAGACGGTAGGTTGCGCTTTCGGCGCGATCGCTGCCATTGCCTCGCTGATCGCTGGTCTTGGAGCCATTACCGGTTCGGTGCAGACCTTCCAGATGGGTACCGTGTTCTTTGCGTTCACGCTTCGCCTGGACGCTCTGTCCGGCATCATGGTAACGGTCCTTTCCGTGCTTGCTCTGGCGGCGTGGATCTACGGTTTCTCGTATTTCGACGATTACCGTGGCAAGGGCATTTCGGCTATGGCGTTCTTCATGAACCTGTTCGTAGCGTCCATGAACTGCGTCTGCACTACCGATAGCGCCTTCTGGTTCCTGGTATTCTTCGAGCTCATGTCGCTCACCAGCTATTTCCTGGTTATTACCGAGCAGAACGACGTTTCCATCAAGGGCGGCTTCATGTATTTCGTGATGGCTCACGTGGGCTTCTTCATGATCATGATTTCGTTCCTTACCATGGCGGCTCTTACGGGCAGCTTCGAATTCGAGGCGTTCCGTTCCGCGCAGTTCTCGCCCGTCATCGCGAGCCTCTGCTTCACGCTTGCGTTCCTGGGCTTCGGTTTCAAGGCTGGTATGATTCCGTTCCATTCTTGGCTGCCCATGGCACATCCCGCGGCGCCCTCCAATGTGAGTGCGCTCATGTCCGGCGGCATGATCAAGATTGGTATCTTCGGTATCGTAAAGGTCGGCTTCGACCTGCTGGGTGCCTGCCAGATCGAACTGTGGTGGGGCATTATGGTGCTTCTGTTTGGTGCCATCTCCAGTGTGCTTGGCGTAGCCTACGCTCTGGGTGAGCACGACATTAAGCGCCTGCTGGCCTATCACTCGGTGGAAAACATTGGCATTATCCTTCTGGGTGTTGGCATTGCCCTTATCGGCGCTGCCACCGGTTCTGATGCGCTTACCGTTATCGGTCTGCTGGCTGGCCTGTTCCACCTCATCAACCACGCCATGTTCAAGGGCCTCCTGTTCCTGGGCGCTGGTTCGGTGCTGTACTCCACGGGTACGCGTAATATGGAAATCCTGGGCGGCCTGCGCAAGCTCATGCCTACCACGGCTGTGTGCTTCCTCATTGGCTCGCTGGCCATTTCCGCTATCCCGCCGCTGAACGGCTTTGTTTCCGAATGGTTCACCTACCAGGGTCTGTTCACCGCCGCAATGGCGGGCGACGGTCTGGTGAAGGTGATCTGCGCCTTTGGCGCGGTCATGCTGGCCATCACGGGTGCGCTTGCCGTTACCTGCTTCGTGAAGGCCTACGGCGTAACGTTCCTGGGCGCTGCCCGCAGCGATGTGGCCGCCAACGCCAAGGAAGTTCCCGCACCCATGCGCCTTGCCATGGTGCTGCTGGCTATCATCTGCGTCGTTCTGGGCGTGTGCGCTCCCTGGATCGTGCCTTCGCTCACCCAGGCTGCTGCTAGCATCGCCGATACCGCCATCGCGGGTACCGCAACCGGTGCGAACCTGGTCAATCCCGTTCTGGAGAGCGTCATCTCCACGCCCCTCGTTGCGATTCTGCTCCTCGGCGTCATCGTCGCCGTTTGGGCCGTGTTCCGCGCGAAGAGCACGGGTGGTGTTTCCAACGAGCCCGATCCCTGGGCTTGCGGTTACAACCCCACGTCCGATATGCCCCTGGTGGCCAACAGCGTTGGCGCTCAGGTAAAGCATTTCTGGGCTCCGTTCTATCGTCTGCGTGACAGCCTGTCCGCGCAGAGCCCCGCATGCGCTCGCATGTTCCAGGGTCTCTCGAAGTGGGCTTATCGCGTTCAGAACTGGGGCGATTTGGCATTGGTCGATCCTACGGCGCAGTTTGTCGAATGGCTTGCGCGCCAGTCGAGCAAGTTGGAAGCCGGCGATTTCCGCGTATACATCTGCTATATCGTGGTCGCGCTCGTTGCCTTCCTGATCCTCGGCGTCGTATTCATGTAA
- a CDS encoding 4Fe-4S binding protein gives MNRFIAINPNRCIACGTCRAECAEGHRNAGLLDEPRLALYESRDVVASVTCHHCSGAPCARVCPVDAITICDDGCVRVDEHVCIGCKLCAVTCPFGAIHMFGTPIAGVAGTEYKTPTFPASTDPILQWEIGVYSAAVKCDLCEYDHGHPHCVDACLTNALRLVECDDDATEIEGKRLEAIKGNMVIVENFDQQQEHDKEGR, from the coding sequence ATGAATCGCTTTATCGCAATCAATCCGAATCGATGCATTGCGTGCGGCACATGCCGTGCGGAGTGCGCCGAAGGGCATCGCAATGCCGGATTGCTTGACGAGCCGCGTTTGGCGCTCTACGAGAGCCGAGACGTGGTGGCATCAGTAACATGCCATCACTGCTCAGGCGCTCCTTGCGCTCGCGTGTGCCCGGTAGATGCAATCACGATTTGCGATGACGGCTGCGTGCGTGTAGACGAGCACGTTTGCATCGGCTGTAAGCTATGCGCAGTCACCTGCCCGTTCGGGGCTATCCACATGTTCGGTACGCCCATTGCGGGTGTTGCGGGTACGGAGTACAAGACTCCTACGTTCCCCGCATCCACCGACCCGATTCTCCAGTGGGAAATCGGCGTTTACTCCGCTGCGGTCAAATGCGACCTGTGCGAGTACGACCACGGCCATCCCCATTGCGTCGATGCATGCCTCACCAACGCCCTGCGTTTGGTGGAGTGCGATGACGACGCAACCGAAATCGAGGGTAAGCGCCTCGAGGCCATCAAGGGGAACATGGTCATTGTCGAAAACTTCGACCAACAGCAAGAACACGACAAGGAAGGGAGGTAG
- the fdhF gene encoding formate dehydrogenase subunit alpha — MEKHMVVCPYCGTGCKFNLLVENEKVVGAEPLMGLTNEGELCLKGWSGYDFINDTKILTPRLLHPMMRTSRSKPFQRVSWDTALDYVAEKLTAIKEKYGPDAIMTTGSSRGTGNESNLAMQRFARACLGTNNVDNCARTUHGPTVVGLIDTVGAGSMSCGTPGMEDAGCLFLFGYNPNTSHPLVARRIVRAKEKGAKIIVADPRFIETARIADIYMPIKNGCNIAFLNSFAYAIIEQGLVDEEFVREHTTGYEDFVKVVQKYSPEATKDITGIDPAMMREAARMYATAEPSSILCWGMGVCQSAQNVEAVHMCAAIACITHQIGKPNSGLAPVRGQNNVQGACDMGALPNFFPGYQSVTDPAIKQKFADAWHIPVEQLSDHVGYKITDIGHLVDEGKIHGFVCMGEDGLQTEPDAKKLKEQLMKLDFNVTIDIFMTQTAEISDVILPATSWGEHEGVFSACDRTFQYFSAAVPPKGECRHDWDIIADLSTRMGHPMHYENTKQIWDEECRALWPAAYGATYEKMEGLGYAQWPCPTLDHPGSPDLFLGGNFSMPDGKAKLMACDYEGPTEVPDREYPLVLCTVREVGHYSCRSMTGNCRELTDLADEPGYAHISPKEAESRGIKHNDLIWAYSRRGKIITRAFVDDRVNDGAVYMTYQWWIGKCNDLALHHVDTRSHTPEDKYSACQIERIDDQVWAEQHCMELYMELKERLAVAADGQFSELADEQFARSEQESESAAVLN, encoded by the coding sequence ATGGAGAAGCACATGGTTGTGTGCCCATATTGCGGAACAGGCTGCAAGTTCAACCTTCTCGTGGAAAACGAGAAGGTTGTCGGCGCTGAACCGCTAATGGGTCTCACAAACGAGGGCGAACTCTGCCTGAAGGGCTGGAGTGGCTATGACTTCATCAATGACACGAAGATCCTAACGCCACGCCTGCTCCACCCCATGATGCGTACGTCTCGCAGCAAGCCTTTCCAGCGCGTTAGTTGGGATACTGCGCTCGACTACGTGGCGGAGAAGCTTACCGCCATCAAGGAGAAGTATGGTCCCGACGCCATCATGACCACTGGGTCGTCGCGTGGCACGGGCAACGAATCCAACTTGGCGATGCAGCGTTTTGCTCGCGCATGCCTGGGTACCAACAACGTAGATAACTGCGCGCGAACTTGACATGGCCCCACAGTCGTCGGTCTGATTGACACAGTTGGAGCAGGTTCTATGAGTTGCGGCACTCCTGGCATGGAGGACGCTGGTTGTCTATTCTTGTTCGGCTATAACCCGAACACTTCGCATCCTCTGGTTGCGCGTCGTATCGTGCGCGCCAAGGAAAAGGGCGCGAAGATCATCGTCGCCGATCCTCGTTTCATCGAGACGGCGCGAATTGCCGATATTTACATGCCCATTAAAAACGGCTGCAATATCGCATTCCTTAACTCGTTCGCGTACGCAATCATCGAGCAGGGTCTGGTCGATGAGGAATTCGTGCGCGAGCACACGACAGGTTACGAGGACTTCGTGAAAGTAGTGCAGAAATACTCTCCCGAAGCCACGAAGGACATTACGGGTATCGACCCGGCTATGATGAGGGAGGCTGCACGCATGTATGCAACGGCAGAGCCTTCTTCTATTCTGTGCTGGGGCATGGGCGTTTGCCAAAGCGCTCAGAACGTCGAAGCGGTGCACATGTGCGCTGCCATCGCGTGCATTACCCATCAGATTGGCAAGCCGAATTCGGGTCTCGCGCCGGTGCGCGGGCAGAACAACGTGCAGGGTGCCTGCGACATGGGCGCGCTGCCGAACTTCTTCCCGGGCTACCAGAGCGTTACGGACCCTGCCATCAAGCAGAAATTCGCCGATGCCTGGCATATTCCCGTTGAACAGCTCTCCGATCACGTGGGATACAAGATCACGGATATCGGCCATTTGGTGGATGAGGGGAAAATCCACGGTTTCGTTTGTATGGGCGAAGACGGCCTGCAGACCGAGCCGGATGCGAAGAAGCTGAAGGAACAGCTCATGAAGCTGGACTTCAACGTCACTATCGACATCTTCATGACGCAGACGGCCGAAATCTCCGACGTAATCTTGCCGGCAACCAGCTGGGGCGAGCACGAAGGCGTATTCTCCGCCTGCGACCGCACGTTCCAGTACTTCAGCGCAGCGGTTCCCCCCAAGGGTGAATGCCGTCATGACTGGGATATCATCGCGGACCTCTCCACGCGTATGGGTCACCCCATGCACTACGAGAACACGAAGCAGATTTGGGACGAAGAATGCCGTGCCCTGTGGCCTGCCGCCTATGGCGCCACGTACGAAAAGATGGAAGGCTTGGGTTACGCGCAGTGGCCGTGCCCCACGCTCGACCATCCGGGCTCGCCGGACTTGTTCCTGGGCGGCAACTTCAGCATGCCCGATGGCAAAGCCAAGCTCATGGCATGCGATTACGAGGGCCCCACGGAAGTGCCCGATCGCGAGTACCCGTTGGTGCTCTGCACGGTGCGCGAAGTGGGCCACTACAGCTGCCGTTCCATGACGGGCAACTGCCGCGAGCTTACCGACCTGGCAGACGAGCCTGGTTACGCGCATATCAGCCCGAAGGAAGCTGAGTCTCGTGGTATCAAGCACAACGACCTTATCTGGGCATATTCTCGCCGTGGAAAGATCATCACTCGTGCATTCGTAGACGACCGCGTAAACGACGGTGCGGTTTACATGACGTACCAGTGGTGGATTGGCAAGTGCAACGATTTGGCCCTGCATCATGTGGACACGCGTTCGCATACGCCCGAGGACAAATACAGCGCTTGCCAGATCGAGCGAATCGATGACCAGGTATGGGCAGAGCAGCACTGCATGGAACTCTATATGGAGCTCAAGGAACGACTGGCAGTTGCGGCGGATGGTCAGTTCAGCGAGTTGGCCGATGAGCAGTTCGCGCGTAGTGAACAGGAAAGCGAATCGGCAGCGGTTCTTAATTAG
- a CDS encoding respiratory chain complex I subunit 1 family protein: MLEPIQIVIALVQGILLVLLAPLVSGIARKFRAKMHTRRGPSVFQDYYDIAKLLKRQDVHSNHSSNISRILPPLYIGTMFVLAMGLPMATRVSPIPALADAILIVYLLALPRFFFGLAGLDSGSAYAGTGSVRELLIGTLVEPSLMLALFVAALACGTTNIAEMGVAVGAGSIASPIAFVVAGVAFAVDCYIEMGKLPYDLAEAEQELQEGPLAEMSGPALAMMHIAMPMKQAIMATLLIAIFLPFGSSVDFSFAGVALGTVVYVLKMLVILLITMVLENVVSRVRWNITGRQTWFVVAVTVCAFAFCVLGI; this comes from the coding sequence ATGCTAGAACCGATTCAAATTGTTATCGCTCTCGTGCAGGGCATCCTCTTGGTACTGCTCGCTCCGCTGGTATCGGGCATCGCGCGCAAGTTCCGCGCCAAGATGCACACGCGTCGCGGACCAAGCGTATTCCAGGATTACTACGATATTGCGAAGCTGCTGAAACGTCAGGATGTGCACAGCAATCATTCCAGCAACATTTCGCGTATCCTGCCGCCGCTCTACATCGGCACCATGTTCGTGCTGGCAATGGGGCTCCCCATGGCTACGCGCGTCAGCCCCATCCCGGCGCTGGCCGACGCGATCCTGATCGTGTACCTGCTCGCGCTGCCGCGCTTCTTCTTTGGCCTGGCCGGCCTCGATTCCGGAAGCGCTTATGCTGGCACCGGTAGCGTTCGCGAGCTGCTCATCGGCACGCTCGTCGAGCCCTCCCTCATGCTGGCCCTGTTCGTAGCTGCCCTGGCCTGCGGCACCACCAACATCGCCGAAATGGGCGTTGCGGTAGGCGCGGGTTCCATCGCCAGCCCCATCGCCTTCGTCGTTGCGGGCGTCGCCTTCGCGGTCGACTGCTACATCGAAATGGGCAAGCTGCCCTACGACTTGGCAGAAGCCGAACAGGAACTTCAGGAAGGTCCTCTGGCTGAAATGAGCGGTCCTGCGCTCGCCATGATGCACATCGCCATGCCCATGAAGCAGGCGATCATGGCTACGCTGCTCATCGCCATCTTCCTGCCCTTCGGCAGCTCGGTTGACTTCAGCTTCGCCGGCGTGGCCCTGGGCACGGTGGTGTATGTCCTGAAGATGCTGGTCATCCTACTCATCACGATGGTCCTGGAAAACGTGGTCAGCCGCGTTCGCTGGAACATCACTGGTCGTCAGACGTGGTTCGTGGTCGCAGTTACCGTTTGCGCCTTCGCGTTCTGCGTGCTGGGTATTTAA